In the Flavobacteriales bacterium genome, GAGTGGTACGGCAGGCGCAAGGAACACGAAGGCGGCATGGTGCACTCGGTGGGCGATGCACGCTTCACGTACGGCCGATTCGAGGTGCGCTGCCGCATCCCCAAGGGCGCGGGCCTGTGGCCGGCCTTCTGGGGCTTCGGCGGCGAGACGGAGATCGACGTGTTCGAGTTCTGCGGCGAACGGCCCGGCCTGTTCAAGGGCGCCCTGCACCGCTGGAGCAAGCCCAAGTTCTCGACCAACGGGAAGAAGCGCTTGCCCGACCTCTCCCAGGACTTCCACGACTACGTGGTGGAGTGGGAGCGCGACGGCATCAGCTGGTTCATCGACGGGCAGCTGGTGCAGTACCGCGGGCGCTATGTGGACAAGCGCGGCAAGCCGCTGCCTGCCTGTGGCCGCTCCGTCGGGGAAGCGCACACCGCCCCCTATTTCCCACGCGCCGAGGACGGGCTCCACATCATCCTCGACCTGGCCGTGAGCGAACCCAAGGGCTTCTGCAACGGACCGAAGCGACCCCAGCCCTGGCCGGAGGGCACGAGCTTCGATGTGGAGCACGTGCGGGTGTACCAGCGCCGCAGCGCGGTCACTCCACGATAGGGATCAGCCCGCGGATGCCCATGTCCACCACCTGGTCGCCGGCGAGCGGCT is a window encoding:
- a CDS encoding glycoside hydrolase family 16 protein — translated: MSRILPLLAALLLAGTAGAQTKREKRVGPVQADDGGRCDTSAWQLVFSDEFDGDRLDPDTWRTWFPYSDDGSDRCDGCRLMGTSNTIFRDDLVTVSGGQLHLGVRAREGEWYGRRKEHEGGMVHSVGDARFTYGRFEVRCRIPKGAGLWPAFWGFGGETEIDVFEFCGERPGLFKGALHRWSKPKFSTNGKKRLPDLSQDFHDYVVEWERDGISWFIDGQLVQYRGRYVDKRGKPLPACGRSVGEAHTAPYFPRAEDGLHIILDLAVSEPKGFCNGPKRPQPWPEGTSFDVEHVRVYQRRSAVTPR